From one Rhodoferax sp. PAMC 29310 genomic stretch:
- a CDS encoding adenosylcobalamin-dependent ribonucleoside-diphosphate reductase: MSQKSPEKTQPSTTLSPQLISEEVLLEKYSKGAEKSILDVNLRVARALAQAEAPAHQKQWETKFLHALQKGFLPAGRIQSAAGTDLAATLINCFVQPVGDSIAQTEDGHPGIYTALTEAAETMRRGGGVGYDFSRIRPRGAWVGSTQSSASGPVSYMRVFDRSCETVESAGARRGAQMGVLRCDHPDIEEFIHAKDTGDLKNFNISVGVTDAFMEAVQSDGEFLLTHRAEPGADQKANGAYQFGDSGDWVYRKLQARELWDQVMRSTYDHAEPGVLFLDHINRDNNLSYCETIASTNPCAEQPLPPYGCCCLGSIDLTRFVDQPFEKKARFDKAAFAEVARVATRMLDNVLDVTVWPLPQQQEEARSKRRVGLGFTGLGDALVMLNLRYDTAAARDMAKEISELMRDTAYEASVELAQERCPFPLFNADLYLSAQTFASRLPPALKDRIKTHGLRNSHLLSIAPTGTISLAFADNASNGIEPAFSWTYARKKRMLDGGFKEYAVEDHAWRLYRHLHGETAPLTPAFVTALEMSAQAHVAMVAAVAPFIDTAISKTVNVPADYPYADFQNLYMEAWQSGLKGLATYRPNSVLGSVLSLTPSTAATAPPLHIEGANQRLALDRLPSPVLSSLRWPSRPELPAGNPAWTYMVNHPFGNFALFVGELAPEEGGAPKPFEVWVNGTDQPRGLGALAKTLSMDLRTNDPAWLQLKLDALATVAEEHSFEMTFPPHGGKRLFPGVVAATAAVIRWRCDQLRALGKESKLPTPVMDAMFSQGEPQTGPSGTLAWSVDVDNPATGESFTVTLKEVNLQDHDGVVVTRPCALGFSGNYPRAMDGLARLLSLDMRVIDPAWIGMKLRKLLNYAEPLGHFMAFLPGLPNAERRQQTWPSTVAYIARLIIHRYAMLGVLDEQGFPLRDMGVLDTPKDQPVSTTIAGKLCPECGNPTVIHKDGCDFCTACGYVGQCG; this comes from the coding sequence ATGTCGCAAAAAAGCCCCGAGAAAACCCAACCCAGCACGACGCTTTCCCCGCAGCTCATCAGCGAAGAGGTGTTGCTTGAAAAATACAGCAAGGGCGCGGAAAAGTCCATTCTTGATGTGAACTTGCGCGTCGCCCGCGCCTTGGCACAGGCCGAGGCACCTGCGCATCAAAAACAATGGGAGACCAAGTTCCTCCATGCGCTTCAGAAAGGATTCTTGCCAGCCGGGCGAATTCAATCTGCTGCGGGTACGGACCTGGCCGCCACACTGATCAATTGCTTTGTTCAACCCGTGGGTGACTCGATCGCCCAGACCGAAGACGGACATCCCGGCATTTACACCGCATTGACCGAAGCCGCAGAAACCATGCGCCGTGGTGGCGGCGTGGGTTATGACTTCTCACGAATTCGACCCCGTGGTGCTTGGGTGGGCAGCACGCAAAGCAGCGCATCTGGGCCCGTGAGCTACATGAGGGTGTTTGACAGGTCTTGTGAAACGGTGGAGTCCGCCGGGGCTCGCCGAGGCGCTCAAATGGGTGTCCTGCGATGCGACCACCCGGACATTGAAGAATTCATTCATGCCAAAGACACTGGCGACCTGAAGAACTTCAACATCTCCGTGGGGGTCACCGACGCGTTCATGGAGGCGGTTCAGAGCGATGGCGAGTTCCTCCTGACCCACCGCGCAGAGCCAGGGGCAGACCAAAAGGCCAATGGTGCCTACCAGTTCGGTGACAGCGGTGACTGGGTGTATCGAAAACTACAAGCGAGGGAATTGTGGGACCAGGTCATGCGCTCCACCTATGACCACGCCGAACCGGGGGTACTGTTTCTGGATCACATCAACCGCGACAACAACCTGTCGTATTGCGAAACCATTGCCAGCACCAACCCTTGCGCCGAGCAACCGCTACCGCCGTATGGCTGCTGCTGCCTGGGCTCAATTGATCTGACCCGGTTTGTGGACCAGCCGTTCGAGAAAAAAGCACGCTTTGACAAGGCGGCCTTCGCCGAGGTCGCCCGAGTTGCAACGCGGATGTTGGACAACGTCCTGGACGTGACGGTGTGGCCGCTGCCACAGCAACAAGAAGAAGCGCGCAGCAAGCGTCGGGTTGGACTTGGCTTCACGGGCCTGGGTGATGCGCTGGTCATGCTCAACTTGCGCTACGACACAGCAGCCGCACGCGACATGGCCAAAGAAATCTCCGAGTTGATGCGGGACACCGCGTATGAGGCCTCTGTCGAGCTTGCCCAGGAACGCTGCCCATTCCCCTTGTTCAATGCCGACCTGTACTTGAGCGCTCAAACCTTTGCCTCACGCCTGCCCCCCGCATTGAAGGACCGCATCAAGACACACGGTCTTCGAAATTCCCACCTGCTGTCCATCGCCCCCACGGGCACCATCAGTCTGGCCTTTGCAGACAATGCCAGCAACGGCATTGAACCGGCGTTCAGCTGGACTTACGCCCGCAAAAAACGCATGCTGGATGGCGGCTTCAAAGAGTACGCGGTTGAAGACCACGCCTGGCGCCTCTATCGTCACCTGCACGGCGAGACCGCACCGCTGACACCCGCCTTTGTCACCGCGCTGGAAATGAGTGCCCAGGCCCACGTGGCCATGGTGGCGGCAGTGGCGCCTTTCATTGACACCGCGATTTCCAAAACTGTGAATGTGCCCGCAGACTACCCTTACGCCGACTTTCAAAACCTGTACATGGAGGCTTGGCAATCAGGCTTGAAGGGCCTTGCCACCTACCGCCCGAACTCCGTATTGGGGTCGGTCCTGAGCCTGACCCCCAGCACAGCAGCCACTGCGCCGCCTTTGCACATTGAAGGGGCCAACCAGAGGCTCGCACTGGACCGTCTGCCCTCACCTGTTCTGTCCTCGTTGCGCTGGCCAAGCCGGCCAGAGCTGCCGGCTGGAAACCCGGCCTGGACCTATATGGTTAATCACCCCTTTGGCAACTTCGCCCTGTTCGTGGGCGAATTGGCACCCGAGGAAGGCGGCGCGCCGAAACCGTTTGAGGTATGGGTCAATGGCACGGATCAACCGCGAGGACTAGGCGCATTGGCCAAAACCTTGTCCATGGACTTGCGCACCAATGACCCTGCCTGGCTACAACTGAAGCTCGATGCTCTGGCAACCGTGGCAGAAGAACACTCCTTTGAAATGACATTTCCGCCACACGGCGGAAAACGTCTTTTCCCGGGCGTGGTGGCCGCCACCGCCGCGGTGATACGGTGGCGCTGCGATCAACTCCGGGCCCTGGGAAAAGAGTCCAAACTTCCGACGCCCGTTATGGACGCCATGTTCAGCCAGGGCGAACCACAAACGGGCCCGTCTGGCACGCTGGCATGGTCGGTAGACGTAGACAACCCCGCCACCGGCGAGTCTTTCACTGTCACGCTCAAAGAAGTCAACCTGCAAGACCACGACGGCGTGGTGGTCACCCGCCCTTGCGCGCTTGGTTTTTCGGGCAACTACCCCCGTGCAATGGACGGCCTGGCCCGATTGCTGTCCTTGGACATGCGGGTGATTGATCCCGCCTGGATTGGCATGAAGTTGCGCAAGTTGCTCAACTATGCAGAGCCCTTGGGTCATTTCATGGCGTTTTTGCCGGGACTGCCCAATGCCGAGCGACGCCAGCAAACCTGGCCCTCCACTGTGGCCTACATTGCGCGGTTGATCATTCATCGCTACGCCATGCTGGGGGTGCTTGATGAACAGGGCTTTCCATTGAGGGACATGGGCGTACTGGACACTCCAAAGGATCAGCCCGTGTCAACGACCATAGCCGGAAAACTGTGTCCCGAGTGCGGCAACCCTACGGTCATTCACAAGGATGGTTGCGATTTTTGTACCGCTTGTGGCTACGTCGGGCAATGCGGTTAG
- the narH gene encoding nitrate reductase subunit beta, producing MVLNLDKCIGCHTCSVTCKNVWTSRPGMEYAWFNNVETKPGIGYPKEWENQDKWNGGWIRKANGTIEPRQGAKWKLLMRIFANPNMPEIDDYYEPFTFDYDHLQSAPEMKATPTARARSLITGKRMEKIEWGPNWEEILGGEFSKRSKDKNFDDIQKDIYGQFENTFMMYLPRLCEHCLNPACVASCPSGSIYKREEDGIVLIDQDKCRGWRMCVSGCPYKKIYYNWKSGKAEKCIFCYPRIEAGQPTVCSETCVGRIRYLGVLLYDADRIQEAASVEHDRDLYQAQLDIFLDPNDPKVIEQARIDGIPDKWMEAARKSPVYKMAVEWKVALPLHPEYRTLPMVWYVPPLSPISAAANAGHIGTNGEIPDVKQLRIPVKYLANLLTAGDTQPVERALERMLAMRAYQREKHVDGRINTAALDQVQMTQAEVEEMYHVMAIANYEDRFVIPSTHREYAENTFDVRGGCGFSFGNGCSDGASETSLFGSSKRRTIPIKAGV from the coding sequence ATGGTCCTGAATCTGGACAAATGCATCGGTTGCCACACCTGCTCCGTGACCTGCAAGAACGTCTGGACGAGCCGACCCGGCATGGAATACGCCTGGTTCAATAATGTTGAAACCAAACCCGGCATTGGCTACCCCAAAGAATGGGAAAACCAGGACAAGTGGAACGGCGGCTGGATTCGCAAGGCGAACGGCACCATCGAGCCCCGCCAGGGCGCCAAGTGGAAACTGCTCATGCGCATCTTCGCCAACCCGAACATGCCTGAGATCGACGACTACTACGAGCCGTTCACTTTTGACTATGACCATTTGCAGTCGGCACCGGAGATGAAGGCCACACCCACAGCCCGCGCCCGTAGCTTGATCACCGGCAAGCGCATGGAAAAGATTGAGTGGGGCCCCAACTGGGAGGAGATTCTGGGTGGTGAGTTCTCCAAGCGCAGCAAGGACAAGAACTTCGACGATATCCAGAAGGACATCTACGGCCAGTTCGAAAACACCTTCATGATGTACTTGCCCCGCCTGTGCGAGCACTGCCTGAACCCGGCCTGCGTGGCGAGTTGCCCCTCTGGCTCGATCTACAAGCGTGAGGAAGACGGCATTGTTCTGATCGATCAGGACAAGTGCCGCGGCTGGCGCATGTGTGTGAGCGGCTGCCCCTACAAAAAGATTTACTACAACTGGAAATCTGGCAAGGCTGAGAAATGCATCTTCTGCTACCCCCGCATTGAGGCCGGTCAGCCGACGGTGTGCTCCGAGACCTGTGTGGGTCGAATTCGCTACCTCGGAGTTCTGTTGTATGACGCAGACCGCATCCAGGAAGCCGCCAGCGTGGAACATGACCGCGACCTGTACCAGGCCCAGCTTGATATTTTCCTCGACCCCAATGACCCCAAGGTCATCGAGCAGGCGCGCATTGACGGCATTCCTGACAAGTGGATGGAAGCCGCTCGCAAGAGCCCGGTGTACAAAATGGCGGTGGAGTGGAAAGTCGCCCTGCCCCTGCACCCCGAGTACCGCACCCTGCCCATGGTCTGGTATGTGCCACCCCTGTCGCCCATCAGCGCCGCGGCCAATGCCGGTCATATCGGCACCAACGGTGAAATTCCTGACGTGAAGCAACTTCGCATTCCTGTGAAGTACTTGGCCAACTTGTTGACCGCGGGTGACACCCAGCCGGTGGAACGTGCCCTGGAACGCATGCTGGCCATGCGCGCTTACCAACGTGAAAAGCACGTGGACGGCCGCATCAACACGGCGGCTCTGGATCAGGTCCAAATGACTCAGGCCGAGGTGGAAGAGATGTACCACGTGATGGCCATTGCTAACTACGAAGACCGCTTTGTGATTCCAAGCACCCACCGCGAATACGCAGAAAACACCTTTGACGTGCGCGGTGGCTGTGGCTTCTCGTTCGGCAACGGTTGCTCCGATGGCGCCAGTGAGACCAGCCTGTTTGGCAGCTCCAAGCGTCGCACCATTCCAATCAAGGCGGGGGTATAA
- a CDS encoding carbonic anhydrase: protein MPDELLSRLQRFHHDTFPGVQEQFQNLVKDGQHPTILFIGCSDSRLVPYLLTGTGPGELFIVRNVGAFVPPYDGSAGFHGTSAAIEFAVLNLKVSRIVVCGHSHCGAIRALYDDVTPQAINLKAWLELGREAALPVQVTTAALRRTEQRAVVLQLERLMGYPMVREQVEAQKMALHGWHYVIEDGEVHVFDVSSGQFVPASSAHHSGDGPYKEHFEAPVFNEIDDAYGPQ from the coding sequence ATGCCTGATGAATTGCTTAGCCGGTTACAACGTTTTCACCACGACACGTTTCCGGGTGTTCAGGAGCAGTTCCAAAACCTGGTGAAAGACGGGCAGCACCCCACCATTCTGTTCATCGGCTGCTCCGACTCCCGCCTGGTGCCATACCTGCTGACGGGAACGGGCCCAGGCGAGCTGTTTATTGTCCGAAACGTGGGGGCGTTCGTTCCGCCCTACGATGGATCGGCTGGTTTTCACGGAACTTCAGCTGCGATCGAGTTTGCGGTGTTGAATCTCAAGGTGTCCCGGATCGTGGTGTGCGGACACAGCCACTGCGGGGCCATTCGTGCCCTGTATGACGATGTCACCCCACAGGCCATCAACCTCAAAGCGTGGCTTGAGCTGGGTCGGGAAGCCGCTCTGCCCGTCCAGGTCACCACTGCGGCCCTGCGCCGTACCGAACAACGTGCGGTTGTGCTCCAGTTGGAGCGCTTGATGGGATACCCCATGGTGCGAGAACAGGTCGAAGCCCAAAAAATGGCCCTGCATGGCTGGCACTACGTGATTGAAGACGGGGAGGTTCATGTTTTTGATGTCTCAAGCGGCCAGTTCGTGCCGGCATCGAGTGCTCACCACAGCGGAGATGGTCCTTACAAGGAGCATTTTGAAGCCCCCGTTTTCAATGAAATTGACGACGCCTACGGGCCCCAATAG
- a CDS encoding nitroreductase family protein — MSEAALVAPIGTTLSAGADEEDDPTQFAQELIHARQTVLPKRLLEPGPNPAQLQQTLQAASAAPDYGKLLPWRFVLIPGSARHRLAKVFEEALITRDPQATPDQLAQAAEKAYRAPALILAISQTAAGDTGVDTMSGWFP; from the coding sequence ATGAGCGAAGCGGCACTTGTAGCGCCCATCGGCACAACACTCTCTGCGGGCGCAGACGAAGAAGACGACCCGACCCAATTCGCACAGGAATTGATTCACGCCCGTCAGACGGTATTGCCCAAACGGTTGCTCGAGCCCGGGCCCAACCCCGCGCAATTGCAACAAACTCTGCAGGCCGCCTCCGCCGCACCGGACTACGGAAAACTGCTGCCGTGGCGGTTCGTTCTGATTCCCGGGTCCGCCCGGCATCGACTGGCCAAAGTTTTTGAAGAGGCGTTGATCACCCGCGACCCGCAGGCCACACCAGACCAACTGGCGCAAGCCGCAGAGAAAGCTTACCGCGCGCCGGCCTTGATCCTGGCAATCTCGCAAACAGCGGCAGGTGACACTGGCGTCGACACTATGAGCGGATGGTTTCCATAG
- a CDS encoding universal stress protein, translating into MFKHILVPIDGSATSQLAVDKAIGLAKAFGSQVTAIFVIDPYPFTGVGTDFAYGQAEYLSAASAEANAAIKSAKAVFKAADLAVETAVVESNNAWRGIVQKAESSQADLIVIGSHGRSGLERLVLGSVTQAVLSHTHLPVLVVRT; encoded by the coding sequence ATGTTCAAACACATCCTCGTTCCCATCGATGGCTCTGCAACTTCACAACTGGCGGTGGACAAAGCCATTGGTCTGGCCAAGGCATTTGGCAGCCAGGTCACAGCCATTTTTGTGATTGATCCCTACCCGTTTACGGGCGTCGGAACTGACTTTGCCTACGGACAGGCGGAGTACCTCAGTGCAGCCAGTGCAGAAGCCAATGCAGCGATCAAGTCAGCCAAAGCAGTTTTCAAAGCGGCCGATTTGGCGGTTGAAACTGCGGTGGTGGAGTCCAATAATGCATGGCGGGGGATCGTGCAGAAAGCAGAGTCCTCACAGGCCGACCTGATCGTCATTGGCTCGCACGGGCGCAGCGGACTGGAAAGACTGGTGCTGGGCAGCGTGACGCAAGCGGTTCTGTCGCACACGCACCTGCCGGTGCTGGTCGTTCGCACGTAA
- a CDS encoding YitT family protein gives MKKDSKLGHRPYEDVQALLTGTLFVAFGVLMFGHTSLLTGGTAGIAFLIHYATGWNFGLVFFLINLPFYGLAWKRMGPTFTYKTFAAVGLLSLFVNLLPSLISFQALSAPLAAVLGGLLMGSGMLMLFRHRASLGGFNVLVLYLQDRFGWRAGRVQMGFDCFIVLCSFAVVSWQQVGLSVLGAVVMNQTLATNHRTGRYVTP, from the coding sequence TTGAAAAAAGATTCCAAACTGGGGCATCGGCCCTACGAAGATGTTCAGGCGTTGCTGACCGGCACCTTGTTTGTGGCTTTTGGTGTACTCATGTTTGGACACACCAGTTTGCTGACTGGCGGCACGGCTGGCATTGCGTTTTTAATCCACTACGCCACCGGCTGGAATTTTGGTCTGGTCTTTTTCCTGATCAACCTGCCGTTTTATGGACTGGCCTGGAAACGCATGGGGCCGACATTCACCTACAAGACTTTCGCTGCCGTCGGGCTGCTGTCCTTGTTTGTCAACCTGCTGCCCTCGCTGATTAGTTTCCAAGCGCTCTCGGCCCCCTTGGCGGCGGTCCTGGGCGGTTTGCTGATGGGCAGCGGCATGCTGATGCTGTTTCGCCACCGGGCAAGTCTGGGCGGTTTCAACGTTCTCGTCTTGTATTTGCAGGACCGATTTGGGTGGCGGGCGGGGCGGGTACAGATGGGGTTTGACTGCTTCATTGTGCTGTGCTCCTTCGCCGTGGTGAGCTGGCAACAGGTGGGGCTGTCTGTGTTGGGGGCAGTGGTGATGAACCAGACCTTGGCCACGAACCACCGAACGGGTCGCTACGTGACGCCTTGA
- a CDS encoding peptidylprolyl isomerase, protein MNTEIAAEIKPVGAQVNGIQLNVNGEDLSANDLRQRACSELLRQAAMEKGLLPATDLPSVDGVMNEDASSAIERLLAQEVLVPEPSEDACRRYHAANQGVYSTGERIRVRHILFAVTQGVDVTALRNRAETSLLDVRCHDGKSTEDKFAKTASTLSNCPSGAEGGNLGWLTTQDCAPEFSKELFGHAEVGVLPRLVHSRFGLHIVEVLEREPGVEQSFDAVRGAVTMALRQKSYVTALRQYLRLLAGTAVLEGVDIEASNSPLVQ, encoded by the coding sequence ATGAATACCGAAATTGCCGCTGAAATCAAACCCGTGGGTGCGCAAGTGAATGGCATTCAACTCAATGTCAACGGAGAGGACCTCTCAGCCAATGACTTGCGCCAACGCGCCTGCTCCGAGTTGCTTCGCCAGGCCGCCATGGAAAAAGGCCTGTTGCCTGCGACCGACTTGCCGTCCGTGGACGGCGTGATGAACGAGGACGCCAGCAGCGCCATTGAGCGCCTGCTGGCGCAAGAAGTCTTGGTGCCAGAGCCTTCCGAAGACGCCTGCCGCCGCTATCACGCGGCAAATCAGGGCGTTTACAGCACCGGAGAAAGAATCCGTGTTCGCCACATTCTGTTTGCGGTCACACAGGGTGTGGACGTCACGGCGCTGCGTAACCGCGCAGAGACGTCGCTGCTGGACGTACGGTGCCACGACGGCAAGAGCACTGAAGACAAGTTTGCCAAAACGGCAAGCACGCTGTCCAACTGCCCCAGCGGCGCCGAAGGCGGAAATTTGGGTTGGCTGACCACCCAGGACTGTGCGCCTGAATTTTCCAAAGAGCTCTTTGGACACGCCGAGGTGGGCGTGCTGCCCCGTCTGGTTCACAGTCGCTTCGGACTGCACATTGTGGAGGTCCTGGAGCGTGAACCCGGTGTGGAGCAATCCTTTGACGCCGTGCGCGGTGCCGTCACCATGGCACTGCGTCAGAAGTCTTACGTGACGGCGCTTCGTCAGTACTTGCGACTGCTGGCGGGTACGGCCGTTTTGGAGGGCGTTGACATCGAGGCCTCCAACTCACCGCTGGTTCAATAA
- the narJ gene encoding nitrate reductase molybdenum cofactor assembly chaperone, which yields MALPNASISLRVLARLLAYPDAELRAQLSDMRAALHTDKVLKSGRLTELDALINTLQHGDSLDNEAKFVEIFDRGRSTSLHLFEHVHGDSRERGPAMIDLAQTYKKAGLFLAEGEMPDYLPVVLEFVSTQPPKEARAFLGEMAHIFNAIFSALQQRESRYASVLGALLEIAGETAHPVKVTPDEPLDKAWEEPVVFDGCSTKGQAKPGEAQPIHFVKNDAARASAKAAAYPGASQ from the coding sequence ATGGCACTGCCCAATGCATCCATCAGTTTGCGGGTTCTAGCGCGCTTGCTCGCCTACCCAGACGCTGAACTGCGAGCCCAACTGTCCGACATGCGTGCTGCGCTTCACACCGACAAGGTTTTGAAGTCCGGCCGCCTGACCGAACTGGACGCGCTCATCAACACGCTGCAACATGGCGACTCGCTGGACAACGAGGCGAAGTTTGTGGAAATTTTCGACCGCGGTCGCTCCACTTCTTTGCACTTGTTTGAGCATGTGCACGGCGACTCGCGCGAGCGTGGTCCCGCCATGATTGACCTGGCACAGACCTACAAAAAGGCTGGCTTGTTCCTGGCCGAAGGCGAAATGCCGGACTACCTGCCGGTGGTGCTGGAGTTTGTCTCCACTCAGCCCCCCAAGGAGGCGCGGGCGTTCCTGGGTGAGATGGCCCACATCTTCAATGCCATCTTCAGCGCCTTGCAACAGCGAGAAAGCCGCTATGCCAGTGTTTTGGGTGCGCTGCTGGAGATCGCGGGTGAAACCGCCCACCCCGTCAAGGTGACCCCTGACGAACCTTTGGACAAGGCGTGGGAAGAGCCGGTTGTATTTGACGGTTGCTCGACCAAAGGGCAAGCCAAACCCGGCGAGGCTCAGCCCATTCACTTTGTCAAAAATGACGCGGCGCGCGCCAGCGCAAAAGCCGCCGCATACCCTGGAGCATCACAATGA
- a CDS encoding NADP-dependent oxidoreductase, whose translation MPTLTALTNHQIRLASRPVGLPTPANWQFTDEPVQQPGEGGVLLKTLALSLDPAMRGWMNEGKSYIPPVGIGEVMRAGGVGVVIASNNPAYAVGDHVSAGFGVQEYLTLENADFKRGGLVKIDLGMGSLTQWLNVLGMPGMTGYFGLMDVGQPKAGETVVVSGAAGAVGQTVGQMAKLKDCRVVGIAGGAAKCDWVVKELGFDACIDYKAGPSAVRDGLKEHCPTGVDVYFDNVGGEILDAVLARINRSARIIICGAISQYNNTTAVQGPKNYLSLLVNRARMEGIVVFDYADRYHLAVAEMADYLKSGKMKSKEDVVTGLNNFPEALNKLFSGENFGKLVLEVAAN comes from the coding sequence ATGCCAACTTTGACCGCTTTGACCAACCACCAGATCCGTCTGGCCTCTCGCCCGGTGGGCCTGCCCACACCGGCCAACTGGCAATTCACCGATGAGCCTGTTCAACAACCCGGTGAGGGTGGTGTGTTGCTGAAAACCTTGGCGCTGTCGCTGGATCCGGCCATGCGCGGTTGGATGAACGAGGGCAAAAGTTACATCCCGCCTGTTGGCATTGGCGAAGTCATGCGCGCTGGAGGCGTTGGAGTCGTCATTGCCTCCAACAACCCAGCCTATGCCGTGGGTGACCATGTCAGCGCCGGTTTTGGCGTGCAGGAGTACCTGACGCTGGAAAATGCAGACTTCAAGCGCGGCGGCCTGGTCAAAATTGACTTGGGCATGGGCTCGCTGACCCAGTGGCTTAACGTGCTGGGCATGCCGGGTATGACCGGTTATTTTGGTTTGATGGATGTGGGCCAACCCAAGGCCGGGGAAACCGTGGTTGTGTCAGGTGCAGCCGGCGCCGTCGGGCAAACCGTGGGGCAAATGGCCAAGCTCAAGGATTGCCGCGTGGTCGGCATTGCCGGTGGCGCTGCCAAATGTGACTGGGTCGTCAAGGAACTGGGATTCGATGCCTGCATCGACTACAAGGCCGGACCCAGCGCCGTGCGCGATGGACTGAAGGAACATTGCCCCACAGGTGTAGACGTCTATTTCGACAACGTTGGCGGTGAAATTTTGGATGCGGTCTTGGCGCGCATCAACCGCAGCGCTCGCATCATCATCTGTGGCGCCATCAGCCAATACAACAACACCACAGCTGTGCAAGGACCCAAAAACTACCTGAGTTTGCTGGTCAACCGAGCACGCATGGAAGGCATTGTGGTCTTCGACTATGCCGATCGGTACCACCTTGCCGTGGCGGAGATGGCGGACTATTTGAAGTCCGGAAAAATGAAGAGCAAGGAAGACGTTGTGACTGGTCTGAACAATTTTCCAGAGGCACTGAACAAGTTGTTCTCTGGTGAAAACTTTGGCAAATTGGTGCTGGAGGTGGCTGCCAACTGA
- a CDS encoding ribonucleotide reductase subunit alpha, with protein MNISSFDDLLQAAGQQTQPQRLLFVFAGADLPKDCTPEQKASYFKGHGGELVPLMYVDKLPQELSSFAALELESRSFGKEWSIVFAAAMSGSGDKAPSSEAAEKPMQQMVEQIKMGSLASFIPFNRQGEPVNFE; from the coding sequence ATGAATATTTCAAGTTTCGACGATTTGCTACAGGCCGCAGGGCAACAAACCCAACCCCAGCGGCTGCTGTTTGTTTTTGCTGGCGCTGACTTGCCAAAAGACTGCACTCCCGAGCAAAAAGCGAGTTATTTCAAAGGGCATGGTGGCGAGTTGGTGCCATTGATGTACGTCGACAAATTGCCACAGGAACTGTCGTCATTCGCGGCGCTGGAGCTGGAGTCCAGATCCTTTGGCAAAGAATGGTCGATTGTTTTTGCAGCTGCCATGTCCGGCAGCGGGGACAAGGCGCCAAGCAGCGAGGCTGCTGAAAAGCCCATGCAACAAATGGTGGAGCAAATCAAGATGGGGTCGTTGGCCTCCTTCATCCCCTTCAATCGCCAGGGTGAACCCGTCAACTTCGAGTGA
- the narI gene encoding respiratory nitrate reductase subunit gamma, with the protein MNAFDNFLFGLYPYIALTVFFLGSLIRFDRDQYTWKSDSSQLLKAGQLRVGRNLFHVGVLFLFFGHFFGMLTPHFLYEHFIDAGSKQLMAMISGGIAGLLTFIGITMLLHRRLTEPRIRVNSKTSDIVLLVLLWLQLALGLATIPLSAQHLDGSMMMRLAEWGQRIVTFRGGAVELLIGAGWIFKMHMFLGMSIFLIFPFTRLVHVWSGFGAVAYLVRPYQVVRARRLNVPADHNQPRRPDAGV; encoded by the coding sequence ATGAACGCCTTTGACAACTTCCTGTTTGGCCTGTACCCCTACATCGCCCTCACCGTGTTTTTTCTGGGCAGCCTGATTCGCTTTGATCGGGACCAATACACTTGGAAAAGCGATTCTTCCCAACTGCTCAAAGCGGGACAGTTGCGTGTGGGACGCAACCTGTTTCACGTCGGTGTGCTGTTCCTGTTTTTCGGACACTTTTTCGGCATGTTGACGCCACACTTTCTGTACGAGCACTTCATTGACGCGGGCTCCAAGCAGTTAATGGCCATGATTTCGGGCGGCATTGCCGGCCTGCTCACCTTCATTGGCATCACGATGCTCTTGCACCGTCGCCTGACGGAACCTCGCATTCGCGTCAATTCCAAAACCAGCGACATTGTTCTTTTGGTCCTGTTGTGGTTGCAGTTGGCTCTCGGACTGGCCACCATTCCGCTGTCAGCACAGCATCTGGACGGCAGCATGATGATGAGGCTGGCCGAGTGGGGTCAGCGCATCGTTACCTTCCGCGGTGGTGCCGTCGAACTCCTGATTGGCGCCGGCTGGATTTTCAAGATGCACATGTTCTTGGGCATGAGCATTTTCCTGATCTTCCCGTTCACCCGCCTCGTTCACGTCTGGAGCGGTTTCGGTGCCGTGGCGTACCTGGTTCGCCCTTACCAAGTGGTTCGCGCCCGCCGCTTGAACGTCCCAGCCGATCACAACCAACCCCGTCGTCCAGACGCGGGTGTTTAA